A window of Phragmites australis chromosome 15, lpPhrAust1.1, whole genome shotgun sequence genomic DNA:
GCGTTCCACGTCGTCTCGAATTAGAGATGTAAGAACGTCCGAAGACACACGGCGACCGTTGAAAACGATGTCGTTGCGTGAGAGCCAAATCCGCCATGAGGTTAGGAGTATCATGGAGTCGAGGCCCTTATGGAATTCACCTGCCACATGTCTCCGGAGTTCCAGCCACCAGGTGATAAAAGAGACGTCCACCGAAGGGATGGCCACGCCCAGAACGTGCCACCATATCTCGCGTGGTAGGACACAATGCAACAACAAATGGTCGATAGTCTCCGGCAGCTGGGAGCAATGGGCACACGCGTCTTCATATTGAAGGCCATGCTCTTTTTGCGAGCAGCAGTCCAGAGACGTCCGTGAAGCGTAAGCCATCCAAAAAACTTTACCTTTGATGGCGCTCATGTTTGCCGGATCAAATTGGTGCCAGCAAAGAGCGTGGATCCATTGAACAAGAAGTGGTATGCTGATTTCGCTGAATAAACACCGGTAGTTGACCATTTCCAAACAATTCGGTCTCTTTCGTCGTTCAGAGCCACGGACTAAAGCTTGGACCAGAGCTCCAGATATTGAACGATTGTGGGAACAGTAAGAGGGCCGGAAATGTCTACGATCCAGCGACTATTGGACAGCGCGTCCTTAATAGTCCTAGAGATCCAGCGCGACGGGATGATGCATTCAAGGAGGTCCGGCACCAGGTAGCGGATGGAGTGACCGTTAAACCAAGCGTCATTCCAAAAGAGCGTAGATTTATCGTCGCCAACAACAAAAATGGTTGAAGCATTGAAGATAGCACTGACGGCCCGCTCATGATGGAGAGGAAGGGCAgcctagggtttcgaagggtcGGTCTGTTGGCTCCAAAGCCATCTGAGCCGTAGGGCTAAGCCCGCTCTCTTGAGATCCGAGATTCCCAATCCGTCATACACCGTTGAGCGGCACACGCGCTGCCAAGCCAGAGTGCAACGTCCCCCCAACGCAATTTTGTCACCAGACCACAAGAAAGCTTTCCGGATCCGATAAATCTCCTTAGCAACCCAAGGTGggatggtgatggagatgagcGTATGTATTGGCGTCGAAGAGAGCACGGCCTTCACCAGAGTGGCACATCCGGGCTTAGAGATGAGCTTGGCTCGCCAAACTGGGAGTTGACCAGCTACCTTATCCACCAGGGGTTGAAGGTGGAGCCTACGAAGGCGACTAGTTGAGAGAGGCACGCCAAGGTATGGGATTGGGAAAGCTGAGCATGCAGAGTCTTGCAACCGTATGATGCAAATAGAAAAAATGTTTCACGCAACATCAACATCTAGGCCAAAAATCATTTCCGATGCAAACAGCAAAAAATCCCGCCACAACATCAAGCTTATTCCAACTCATCTTTTGCTAGTTCCAGGCAAGACAAAATCCCCTTCTCCTCAAGTAGGAACAAATATGTACAGCTACAACAAACGAAATCCACTTCTAAAACATCTAGAAAAAAGCCTACTGCAACAACCGGAAAAGGCATCTTCATATCCATCTCCATCTCGATGTAACTGACCGAATCCTCTTCTGCAACATCCAGAAAAGCATAGCTCAACATCCAAAAAAAGCCAGTGTAGCATTGCAACATCCAGCGGAAACTACCGCAACATCAAGAGAGAATAACCATCGCAACAAATAAAATTACTTGTTGCAACATCCAAAAATCTCAATCTCCATCTCGATGAAACAAACCAAAGCGGCTTCTTCAACGTCTAGAAAAGACCATTGCAACAAATCAACTTATTGTTGGAACATTTCGTTAGAGCTACTGTAACATCAAGAAGGAACAGCTACAAAAAATCATTCTGCATGTCACAACAATCGGGATCGACGTATGAAATAATCAAAAGTCAAATTAAACTGATGCAACGTCCCAAATCACCTATCGCAACATACCGCATTTTGCCCATCAATACCTTCCTTCTCTCTTGATGCCCCCCTCCTCGCTGATTTTCAATTGGCTGAAAATTTCTCATCTTTCAATCACCTAAAACAACAAGGTACGAAGCACGAAGCTGCAAAACTACGTAAAGTTGTtccatgctgatctaatggttcACGGAAGTGAttgaaaagtgaagaaattcCAGCCATTTTAATAGTTATCAGGCGCTTCCAAAAACCATTTTTTGGGTGGAAGAATGGCTTTTCCAATTCTCAAGTGACTGTAAATTACGAGAAGAACTTCAATTCGCTACCAAGAGGTTAATGCCAAGGGAAGTCAGAATGAAGGATTCAATGTGCCCCGAATCATAGCGGGAGGGAGCGGACTGGCAATGAGAGTTAGAGGCGAATCATAGATGGGCGGTGGGCGGCAGAAGACATTGTTGCCTTGCcggaaaggaggaagaaggaagtACCCCGCACCAAGCAGAACCATACAAAGTTGATTTTCTTTGGTTCTATCATCGTTCAGGTGATGATTAAGATTATATTTGATAGAGCTCTAGTTTCtaatatcatattaaatcttATGTTTGTAGGTTAATATATAGTGAAATAAGTctctatttttaaattaaaataaaaataaaatagctcacTCAAACACCGAAACTTTTAAATAGCATGTGCGAGCTAAGGAATCTGCTCGTGCACGACCTTTGTGTACTTTTTGGCGAAAAAGGTTTGCTGAAAAACTTTTTGTGAAAAACTTTTCGTGCAAAACTTTTTTGTGAAAAAAGTTTGCGCAAattttggtgaattttttttttgtgcaaaaCGTTTTGCAATAAGTTTTTGTTCATACTTTGGTGAAAAACTTTTTGCCCCTTCCCAGATTTCTTTCCCTGGGTTGGTCACAGCGCACAGCGGTAGCAGGTGAAAGCTACGCCGTCAGAAAGATGCGCTAGCAAGCTTTCTCTCGTTTGTGTGAATTAGCACGGTCCCCCACATATCTTAACTATAAATATAGCTTTAGCTTTATAAATTTCTAAGCTAAAAATATTtagctctaaattttttttaaaactaaagCTTTGTCAAATAGAATCTAAATTCTTGTGAAACTCCCATGGTTCCGAGCAGACCTTCAATTCAAAGCTGATCGCTAACAGCTACGTAGAGCAGAAAGACACAACGCTGCCGGCCGCGTACTAGGCGGAGCCAAGAAGAAGCTAGCAGCAGATCAGTGACACGTCTACTCCCTACATATTTACAGCTCGCAAGTGCGTTGCCGTATGGCAGACGCCGCCGATGCCTTCTCCCGCTCGCCGGCCGTGTGGCCATAGTCACCGGCGCGTCGCGCGGCATCGCCTCCCACATTTCCTCGCTCGGCGCCAGCGTCGTGGTGGGCTACACGTCCAGCGCCGCGGAGGCCGAGGCGCTGGCGGCCTCGCGCCGTGGCCGTGAGGGCCGACGTCGCGGACGAGTCCGCCGTCCGGGCGCTCTTCGACGCCGCCGAGTCCGCCTTCGGCGGCAGCGCGCCGCTCATCCACGTCGCATGCGCGGGCGTGCTGGCCAACGCGGAGAGCCTCACCTTCCTGTCCGCCACCGCGGCCGAGGACTTCGACCGCATGTACGCCGTGAACACACGCGGCGCGTTCGATCCTGTGCCTTCGTGAGGCGGCCAACCGCCTGCGCTGTGGCGGCGGGGGCCGGATCGTGGCCATCACGTCCTCGTTGGTGGCGTCGCTGCTGCCGGGCCACGCGGCGTACGCGGGGTCCAAGGCGACCGTGGAGGCCATGGTGCGGCGCATGGCCAAGGAGCTCAAGGGAACCCGCGTCACGGCCAACTGCGTCGCGCCGGGGCCCATGGCCACGGACATGTTCCTGCCGGAGACAGCACCGAGCTGGTGCGCCGCTCCGTGGAGGTGAACCCGACGGGGAGACTCGGAGAGCCCGCCGACATCGCCCATGTCGTCGGGTTCCTCTGCACCGACGCCGCCGAGTGGGTCAACGGCCAGGTCATCCGGGCAAACGGCGGCTACGTGTCATAGGCAGAGTCACTGCCTTGTGGACCACCCGCTACTAATACCTCGTCGAGGTGGTGCGTATGATTGTTGTGTGACAAGTTGTATGATCACGCATGATCTCTATCATATCACTATTGGAAATCCCATATCTACAACAATGCTAAAGTTAATAAACAAGGTCCAATCATAATTTTTATGTTGAATTCTTTTAACGTTTGGGCATGATTTAATATCCCTTGGGAGATTATAAAACTAATTTAAATGTAAAATGAAGTTTAGAAATATGGATCCAAGTTCCCTCTATCCAAACAAGCCTTTAGATGATATTATTGCCTCCTACACGTGCCCCTTTTCGGCGAGTTCCCTCTTCCTTCTCAAAGAATACAGTAGTGTTATTTTTCATGGGTCTAAAAATGGCATTTGCTTCAGGCGATACATTTCAATCGTCCAATCGAGATCTGGGTGTCCAattatcatcttcttcctctgttCCTGCCGCTCTCTACTCTCCCTTGCCTACTGCATGCCTCCACCATATCCGGCAACGGGGATGCCGTTGAATCCATGCCCTCCGCCTTGTCGCACTAATCTGTCCGTTTTAGAGCTCTCCCACCCTAGCACCGACCACTGACGGTCTGTCACCTCGCCTATGGCCGACGGTGTCCCTGCCACTCCACCCCCATGTCCATCTCCTCTAGTTGGCTTACATGCCTCCTCTAGAGCCTCTTCTAAGTCCATCAACCATGGAAGAATCCTTAAATCCCAAAACCCCTAATCCTAACCCCTGCAGGCGTCCACCGTTTTTCATCTCCTAAAATCGTGCTCATTTTCAGACATATGAAGAATAGGAGGATTGTATAGAACTAGCAACTGCATACGTATTTTACATACATAGAATCAATCTAGGATATAGTAATTTGAAGAAGCAAAAGAACATAATATAATAAAAAGAGATATTTGTATACACAAAATTCACAATATGatcatataattttagaaaatgaAATAATGGCGAGTAACTGGATAGTAGGGTGGAGGAGACCGTATCATCTAGAATTGGTCATCCGTAGCAATGTTATGAGAAGGATCAAAAGAGTGAACGATTTGTGAGATAATGAAAACAATTCTCGTATGGTACCTTGGTGTAAAGATAACGTGAGGGAGGTGACCTCCGTGGTAGACGGCGGTGAAGGTGACATGCGGGTGGCGGAGCACCCTCTCCAGAAAGCCAGCGTTGTAGGCAAAGTCCTGGAGATGGCGTACTCTCTGAAAAAAATCTAACGATGAATATATGAAAGATAAAAATTAGATATCTAAGTATGAAAGATATATAAGAAGAGATTGAATGTTTTTTAAATgtatgaaaataaaatattgaatgtctaggtatgaaagataaataatagcatattgaatgtatttttatatGGGGAACGGATTCAATTTTGCACGATGACCGTTTAATCAATTTGGATAGACGGTGAAGATTAATCAGATATATCATAACTCATATAATTTACCGAAATATAGAAGTATAAATATGTTAATATCGCCACTTTTCCTCCGTATATTTTCAAGCATCCTCAAGTTTTTTCATGCCACCACTAAATCTGAGCACAGCCTATCTTAACTGATGATACCGAGGTACGGCCACAGATTGATGGGAAGGTATCGGTTGGTATGATttaggtctgtttgtttcagttagagattctgaaaagcagtttataaaagttggattgttaaaagctggattgtgaaaagcttttagactgtagattctaaaaaaatttaatgaacagtttagtaaaatggactttcacgatctatcaaaaactgaggaaaaccagcttctcagattctcacaatccaaccagcagattttaaaaagctataaccaaaagctgcctgtttgtttcagcttcggattataaaagctgaaagccagaatccgaagctaaaacaaacaggaccttaaAAGAACATTTAAAATTACTTTTATAGTCACCTCCATCCATCCTTGATAAAGGCAGTTTCTATCTAtaatttttgaaagaaaaaagaaactctgATTCTAAAATTAGATCATActaatcatattttttatttcgttttcttctgatttccctttttattttcgttccttttatttttttcatctatagtaattttatttcaaaagaatttataaagagaaaagagataATTCTATCCTAAAGagaataattttgaaaaatcgTTAAAGCattgaataaaacaaaaattattttacgAAGTAATTCTCGTCCACGTAGAGATTGCCCTGGGATGATCTTAGTCCTGTTCATACGGCCTAACATTAAGCACATACTGTATACGCGGGTATGACGGAGACTCCGACCTAGGCGGGTATAGATGGATACACGTGTACATTAGTAGCGAAAATAAATAATACACGCGTACGACCGTATACAAATACGTATCGTGTCCGTTAAAATTTCCTTGTGAATCGTGCGGCACGTGCAGCACCGAGTCGGACACGTGGCGCGAATCCGACTCGAGCACGGCCACGACTCCACGAACGCCTGCGCCTATATATCTCGACCGCCAGAGCCCGACAGATCAGATCAGGTCCTCTTGGCGCGCGCGTACATGATCGAACCCGCCAGTGCTCCGATCAAGATGCGCTTCGTCTCCAAGCCGGCGCCGGCGGATGTCACGGAGACGAACTCGTCGGCGCCGTCCACGccgtcgagctcctcctcatcggATACGACCGCGCCGCCGTACGGCGCACTGCGCGCCTTCTTGTTGGAGTCGGCCGCGCCGTGCGCGACGCTGTCGTCCCAGCAGCCGATGTCGGGCGCGGCGTGGGGGCTGGCGCCGGCGCAGCATATGCCGCTGCCGTTCGCGACGGCGGCTGCGCCGCGCGTGGAGGTGCGGCAGGTTTGGGCGCATAACTTCGACTGGGAGGTCAAGCTGATCGAGTCGCTCCTGCCCAAGTTCCGGTACTTGGCCGTGGACACGGAGTTCCCGGGCACGGTGTACCGGCCGGTGGGGCCGGCGTACATGCTCACGCCGGAGAAGCGGTACGCGCTGCTCAAGGCGAACGTGGACGAGCTGGAACTCATCCAGCTCGGCCTCACGCTGTTCGACGCGGGGTGCCGGCTTCCGGGCCTCGGCGGCGGCTCCACGCGGTACGTGTGGGAGTTCAACTTCCGCGAGTTCGACGTCCGGCGCCACCGCCACGCGCCGGAGTCGATCGCCATGCTGCGGACCAAGGGCGTCGACTTCGACCGGACGCGCGAGGACGGCGTCGACGCGTCGGTGTTCGGCCCGCGGCTGCGCAAGTGGCTGCGCGCCGGCCTCGGCCGTGCCGGCGTCGTCACGTTCAGCGGCGGCTACGACCTGGCGTACCTGGTGAAGATGATGTTCGGGCGCGGGTACAAGCTGCCCGCCACGGCGGAGGAGTTCGAGGGCGTCGCGAAGTCGCTCCTCCGGAGGAAGCTGTTCGACGTCAAGGAGATGGCGCGGCACTGCCCGAGAGACCTCCGCGGCGGGCTGGACAGCGTCGCCATGAAGCTCAACGTGTTGCGGACCGTCGGCGAGGCGCACCAGGCCGGCTCCGACAGCCTGCTGACCTGCCACACGTTCATGAAAATGAGGGAACGCTACTTCGACGACGATGACAAGCTGACGAGGGTCGCCGGTATGCTCGCCGGGATCACGGCATTCTAATCAATACAGACGTGTAAATATTTTACGTTAGAATCGGTAGGACTTCGTTAGGATTTAGGATGGAAAGTAAAACATTTGATTTTTCATTGCACAACATTTTTATTGCATAATTCGaagcttttctttctttctttcgtcTGGCACTTCTCCTAAGACTGCAAAGTGCCATGTCATCTCATAAAAAATCTTA
This region includes:
- the LOC133892265 gene encoding probable CCR4-associated factor 1 homolog 11: MIEPASAPIKMRFVSKPAPADVTETNSSAPSTPSSSSSSDTTAPPYGALRAFLLESAAPCATLSSQQPMSGAAWGLAPAQHMPLPFATAAAPRVEVRQVWAHNFDWEVKLIESLLPKFRYLAVDTEFPGTVYRPVGPAYMLTPEKRYALLKANVDELELIQLGLTLFDAGCRLPGLGGGSTRYVWEFNFREFDVRRHRHAPESIAMLRTKGVDFDRTREDGVDASVFGPRLRKWLRAGLGRAGVVTFSGGYDLAYLVKMMFGRGYKLPATAEEFEGVAKSLLRRKLFDVKEMARHCPRDLRGGLDSVAMKLNVLRTVGEAHQAGSDSLLTCHTFMKMRERYFDDDDKLTRVAGMLAGITAF